The stretch of DNA CCAACGGCAGCGAGCCGCGCAGCAGCGCGGTGTCCGGCACGACGCCCACCGCGACAAAGACGGCCGACACCGGCAGCGCCGCCGCCGCCTGTGTCTTCAGATCCCGTATCCGGAGCGCTTGCACGGCCTTGTCCCCCAAAATCTCCTCGGCCACGTGCTCAAGCCGGAGCGTCACATTCGGCAGCCGGCGCAGCACCTCTTCGAGGTGCCGGCCGCCGCGGAAGGCGTCGCGCCGATGCACCAGCGTCACCCGCCGGCAGACGCCGGCCAGATAGGCGGCGTCCTCCAGCGCCGTGTCGCCGCCGCCAACCACCGCCACATCCCGGTCCTTGAAGAAGGCGCCGTCGCAGACCGCGCAGTAGGAGACGCCCCGCCCGGTCAGCCGCTCCTCCCCGGGAATCGCCAGCTTGCGCCGCCGCGTACCCATTGCAAGGAGCAGCGCGCGGGCCGGGAGCTCCGACTCTGTCACCACAGTCAGCGCGCCCGGCTTCAGCCACAACGCCCGCACCTCTCCCGTCAGCACCTCGGCGCCCAACCCGCACGCATGGACCTCCATGCGCCGGGCAAGCTCTGCGCCGTCGATCGTCTCGAAGCCGGGGTAGTTGACAATGTCGGCCGTGGCGGTCATCTGCCCGCCCGCAAAACCCCGCTCCACCACGGCGACGGACAGGCCGGCGCGCGCGGCATAGATGGCGGCGGTCAGCCCCGCCGGGCCGCCGCCCACAATGATCAGATCTCTCACGCGCCTCTCACTCCTTGTGATGTCTTGGCCCGCCCCTTTGCAGGAAACGACAAAACTTCCAATTTACAAATTTAGGAAATTATGATACACTGTGAATAGCCGGTGCAGGGCGTCCTGTCTGGTGACGTTCGGCCCCGGCGGTTGCATGGCCGCCTGTCTTTATCCCATAACCCACTTGGCCGCCCTTTCGGGCGGCCGCTTCTTTTGGGGGGCGGGCATCACAGTACCCGGCGGGCCACCTCGTCGGCCAGCCGCGCCTCGAAGTCGTCCGGCGTCATGGCGCCGAGGTCGCCCTGGCGGCGGTCGCGCACCGACACCTGCCCGGCCTCGACCTCTTTGTCGCCCACAATCAGCATATAGGGTACTTTCTGCACCTGCGCCTCGCGAATCTTAAAGCCGATCTTCTCGTTGCGCTCGTCCAGTTCCGCGCGGTATCCGACTGCGCGGAACCTGTCATACAGCCCGCGCGCGTACTCATGCTGCCGCTCGGTGATGGGCAGGATGGCCACCTGCGTCGGCGCGATCCACAGCGGCAGCGCCCCCGCGTACTTTTCAATCAACAGCGCCAGCGTCCGCTCGTAGCAGCCGATGGAGGTGCGGTGCAGCACATAGGGATGCCGCTTCACGCCGTCTCGGTCGATATACTCCATGCCGAAACGCTCCGCGAGCTGAAAGTCTATCTGGACGGTGATCAGCGTGTCCTCCTTGCCGTGAACGTTGCGGATCTGGATGTCCAGCTTCGGGCCGTAAAACGCCGCCTCACCGTCGACCTCCTCGTAGACGAGCCCCATGTGGTTTAAGATGCCGCGCATGCGGTCCTGCACATCGTTCCACTGCTCGGACGAACCGATGTACTTCTCCCGGTTGTTCTCGTCCCACTTGGAGAAGCGGTAGGAGACGTCGTCGTCCAGCCCCACGGCTTTCAGCATGAAGGCGGCGAGGTCGAGACAATCTTTGAACTCCCCCTCGAGCTGTTCCGGCGTACAGGCGATGTGGCCCTCCGAGATCGTGAACTGCCGCACCCGGATAAGCCCGTGCATCTCACCG from Oscillospiraceae bacterium encodes:
- a CDS encoding FAD-dependent oxidoreductase: MRDLIIVGGGPAGLTAAIYAARAGLSVAVVERGFAGGQMTATADIVNYPGFETIDGAELARRMEVHACGLGAEVLTGEVRALWLKPGALTVVTESELPARALLLAMGTRRRKLAIPGEERLTGRGVSYCAVCDGAFFKDRDVAVVGGGDTALEDAAYLAGVCRRVTLVHRRDAFRGGRHLEEVLRRLPNVTLRLEHVAEEILGDKAVQALRIRDLKTQAAAALPVSAVFVAVGVVPDTALLRGSLPLDAEGRVEAPEDGHTQIPGVFVAGDLRQKPIYQIVTACADGAMAATAAARFLQG